A window from Gossypium raimondii isolate GPD5lz chromosome 7, ASM2569854v1, whole genome shotgun sequence encodes these proteins:
- the LOC105799275 gene encoding ER lumen protein-retaining receptor, translated as MNIFRLAGDMTHLASVLVLLLKIHTIKSCAGISLKTQELYAIVFASRYLDIFTDFISLYNTLMKLIFLGSSFSIVWYMRSHNVVRRSYDKAQDTFRHYFILLPCLLLALFIHEKFTFKEVMWTFSLYLEAVAILPQLVLLQRTRNIDNLTGQYVFLLGAYRGLYILNWVYRYLTEPHYVHWIPWISGIVQTLLYADFFYYYFDSWKNNKKLQLPA; from the exons ATGAATATATTCAGATTAGCAGGTGATATGACTCACCTGGCCAGCGTTCTCGTCTTGCTCCTCAAGATCCACACCATCAAATCTTGCGCCG GTATTTCTTTGAAGACGCAAGAACTTTACGCCATCGTTTTTGCTAGCCGTTACTTGGACATTTTCACTGATTTTATATCTCTTTACAACACtttgatgaaattaatatttttgggaaGCTCCTTTTCGATTGTTTGGTACATGCGTAGCCATAACGTTGTTCGGAGGTCTTACGATAAAGCCCAAGACACTTTCCGccattattttattctattgcCTTGCCTACTCTTGGCGCTTTTCATTCATGAGAAATTCACCTTCAAGGag GTAATGTGGACTTTTTCGTTGTATCTAGAAGCTGTTGCCATACTTCCTCAGCTTGTACTCCTGCAAAGGACTAGAAACATTGATAATCTGACCGGCCAATATGTGTTCCTTCTTGG TGCATATCGAGGATTATACATTCTTAACTGGGTTTATCGATATTTAACTGAACCGCACTATGTCCACTGGATAC CTTGGATTTCTGGGATTGTTCAGACACTCCTTTATGCAGACTTTTTCTACTATTACTTCGACAG CTGGAAGAACAACAAAAAGCTCCAGTTGCCAGCTTGA